One Helianthus annuus cultivar XRQ/B chromosome 7, HanXRQr2.0-SUNRISE, whole genome shotgun sequence genomic region harbors:
- the LOC110868247 gene encoding 1-Cys peroxiredoxin PER1 isoform X2, with product MPGLTIGDSLPNLQVDTTHGKINLHDYVGDSFTIIFSHPGDFTPVCTTELGAMAAYADKFAQRGVKLLGLSCDDVQSHKEWIKDIEAYNGKKVTYPIAADPNREIIKQLNMVDPDEKDASGQNLPSRALHIVGPDKKIKLSFLYPASTGRNMDEVVRALDSLIKASQHKIATPVNWKEGEPVVIAPSVSNDEARKMFPKGFQTVDLPSNKDYLRFTSV from the exons ATGCCTGGCCTAACCATCGGAGACTCCCTCCCCAACCTCCAAGTTGACACCACTCATGGCAAGATCAATCTGCATGACTATGTTGGCGACTCATTCACCATCATCTTCTCTCACCCTG GTGACTTCACGCCTGTTTGCACGACCGAGCTGGGGGCGATGGCGGCATACGCTGACAAGTTTGCCCAGAGGGGTGTGAAGCTGTTGGGGTTATCCTGTGATGATGTCCAGTCTCACAAGGAGTGGATCAAAGATATTGAAGCCTATAac GGAAAGAAGGTGACGTACCCGATCGCTGCTGATCCCAACCGGGAGATCATCAAGCAGCTCAACATGGTGGATCCTGATGAGAAAGATGCTTCTGGACAGAACCTCCCCTCTCGTGCTCTGCACATTGTTGGCCCCGACAAAAAG ATAAAGTTGAGCTTCCTGTATCCTGCGAGCACGGGAAGGAACATGGACGAGGTGGTGAGGGCGCTGGACTCCTTGATCAAGGCTTCCCAGCACAAAATAGCCACTCCGGTCAACTGGAAGGAGGGTGAACCAGTTGTCATCGCTCCCAGCGTCTCCAACGATGAGGCCAGGAAAATGTTTCCCAAGGGCTTTCAGACAGTTGATCTCCCATCCAACAAGGACTATCTTCGTTTTACTAGTGTTTAG
- the LOC110868247 gene encoding 1-Cys peroxiredoxin PER1 isoform X1, with the protein MPGLTIGDSLPNLQVDTTHGKINLHDYVGDSFTIIFSHPGDFTPVCTTELGAMAAYADKFAQRGVKLLGLSCDDVQSHKEWIKDIEAYNKGKKVTYPIAADPNREIIKQLNMVDPDEKDASGQNLPSRALHIVGPDKKIKLSFLYPASTGRNMDEVVRALDSLIKASQHKIATPVNWKEGEPVVIAPSVSNDEARKMFPKGFQTVDLPSNKDYLRFTSV; encoded by the exons ATGCCTGGCCTAACCATCGGAGACTCCCTCCCCAACCTCCAAGTTGACACCACTCATGGCAAGATCAATCTGCATGACTATGTTGGCGACTCATTCACCATCATCTTCTCTCACCCTG GTGACTTCACGCCTGTTTGCACGACCGAGCTGGGGGCGATGGCGGCATACGCTGACAAGTTTGCCCAGAGGGGTGTGAAGCTGTTGGGGTTATCCTGTGATGATGTCCAGTCTCACAAGGAGTGGATCAAAGATATTGAAGCCTATAac AAGGGAAAGAAGGTGACGTACCCGATCGCTGCTGATCCCAACCGGGAGATCATCAAGCAGCTCAACATGGTGGATCCTGATGAGAAAGATGCTTCTGGACAGAACCTCCCCTCTCGTGCTCTGCACATTGTTGGCCCCGACAAAAAG ATAAAGTTGAGCTTCCTGTATCCTGCGAGCACGGGAAGGAACATGGACGAGGTGGTGAGGGCGCTGGACTCCTTGATCAAGGCTTCCCAGCACAAAATAGCCACTCCGGTCAACTGGAAGGAGGGTGAACCAGTTGTCATCGCTCCCAGCGTCTCCAACGATGAGGCCAGGAAAATGTTTCCCAAGGGCTTTCAGACAGTTGATCTCCCATCCAACAAGGACTATCTTCGTTTTACTAGTGTTTAG
- the LOC110866777 gene encoding uncharacterized protein LOC110866777, whose amino-acid sequence MAQIRRSMGKLPSDTTVNPNHQGFSTSNVRDARVSAVSILLNDEVCSVESIPPPQFVDGVVEKIGEEPESENEQETISQSKVENITKNSFCENCLNQLNPLNASKSEERCPPKDEGWETFKQAKINLPLLDDIKKVPAHVECLKELSVEKRHNKLPKPVDLISHVSAVLSSALPPKAQDPGDPLIPIQIGTFKIERALLDLGACTPTYPRGMVEDVIVKVDDCYYSVDFLVVDYVGCVGDTQPIVILGRPFLATANAIINCATGTVTMKFGDRELNLNVFPKFTNPLGEDKCPKKDMNPNKKVCAMVGRCGETKKKTVKKKKAKKSPLEKKKEEEVRKFGPFGNKWYESPVGDFEEFVGGKHAIRPP is encoded by the exons ATGGCTCAAATACGGAGAAGCATGGgaaagcttccaagtgacactaCAGTGAACCCGAATCATCAAGGTTTTAGCACAAGCAACGTGAGGGATGCACGCGTTAGCGCGGTAAGTATTCTTTTAAATGATGAAGTTTGTAGTGTTGAAAGCATTCCACCACCACAATTCGTTGATGGTGTAGTGGAAAAAATAGGTGAGGAGCCGGAAAGTGAAAATGAACAAGAAACGATTTCACAAAGTAAAGTtgaaaatataactaaaaattctttttgtgaaaattgtttaaatcaaCTTAACCCGCTTAATGCATCGAAAAGTGAAGAACGGTGCCCACCGAAGGACGAGGGGTGGGAAACTTTTAAGCAAGCTAAAATTAATTTACCGTTACTAGATGACATTAAAAAGGTTCCGGCTCATGTGGAATGCTTAAAGGAGTTAAGCGTCGAAAAACGGCACAACAAATTACCCAAACCGGTTGATTTGATATCTCATGTGAGTGCCGTTTTATCGAGTGCCCTTCCCCCAAAAGCTCAAGATCCGGGAGATCCTCTTATTCCAATTCAAATTGGAACATTTAAAATTGAGAGGGCGCTCCTAGATCTTGGAGCTTGT ACTCCCACGTATCCAAGGGGAATGGTGGAGGATGTGATTGTTAAGGTGGATGATTGCTACTACTCAGTTGACTTTTTGGTAGTAGACTATGTTGGGTGTGTTGGGGATACCCAACCGATAGTCATACTGGGTAGACCGTTCCTGGCAACTGCTAATGCCATAATAAATTGTGCAACGGGAACGGTAACCATGAAGTTTGGGGACCGGGAattaaatttaaatgtttttccaaaatttactaACCCACTCGGTGAGGATAAGTGTCCTAAAAAGGACATGAATCCAAACAAAAAGGTTTGTGCTATGGTTGGTAGGTGTGGAGAAACAAAGAAGAAAACGGTCAAGAAAAAGAAGGCAAAGAAGTCACCTctagaaaagaagaaggaagaggAGGTGAGGAAGTTTGGACCGTTTGGCAACAAATGGTATGAATCACCGGTGGGTGATTTCGAGGAGTTCGTAGGCGGCAAGCACGCCATTCGACCACCATGA